One part of the Dyadobacter sp. 676 genome encodes these proteins:
- the mltG gene encoding endolytic transglycosylase MltG → MSRNFKIGLFVTIAILFTTFSFYFWQIFRTPNLQVDKKSSFVLLIPEGATYKTVLDSLNKHDVINDHVSFQFLAKFLKYTEKVKPGRYVIKPESNNYAVIKKLSSGSQDAVKLTFNNIRLKEDLIKRIGSRFEFGEDNFRKALNDPAVCNKYGLDTLTIVSMFLPNTYEIYWTTGTEKFLDRMHSEYKKYWTDEKIAKAREIGLTPVQVSILASIVEEEQARKVDERPRVAGLYINRLRANMPLQADPTIKFALQDFAIKRILNQHLLVKSPYNTYTNTGLPPGPIRVADFNSLNAVLNYEKHDYIYMCAKADLSNYHAFATNYADHLNNARLYQAELNRLKIMK, encoded by the coding sequence ATGTCCCGCAACTTTAAAATAGGATTGTTTGTCACGATCGCGATCCTCTTCACCACGTTTTCCTTCTATTTCTGGCAGATCTTCCGGACGCCGAACTTGCAGGTCGACAAGAAGTCGAGCTTCGTGTTGCTTATTCCGGAGGGTGCCACTTACAAAACCGTCCTCGACTCGCTGAACAAGCATGATGTGATCAACGATCATGTTTCGTTTCAGTTTCTCGCGAAGTTTTTGAAGTACACCGAGAAAGTGAAACCCGGCCGGTATGTGATCAAGCCGGAGAGTAATAACTACGCAGTGATTAAAAAGCTGTCGTCGGGCAGCCAGGATGCGGTTAAACTCACATTTAACAACATCCGCCTGAAAGAAGACCTGATCAAACGCATCGGCTCCCGCTTCGAATTTGGGGAAGATAATTTCCGGAAGGCACTGAACGATCCCGCTGTTTGTAATAAATATGGCCTGGATACATTGACGATCGTGTCGATGTTCCTACCGAATACCTACGAAATCTATTGGACTACCGGTACCGAGAAGTTCCTCGACCGCATGCATAGCGAGTACAAAAAGTACTGGACCGACGAGAAGATCGCGAAAGCCAGGGAAATCGGCCTGACGCCCGTTCAGGTTTCGATATTGGCCTCTATCGTCGAAGAGGAGCAGGCTCGCAAGGTAGACGAGCGCCCCCGGGTAGCCGGCTTGTATATCAACCGTCTGAGGGCGAATATGCCGCTGCAAGCCGACCCGACCATCAAATTCGCATTGCAGGACTTTGCCATCAAGCGCATTCTTAACCAGCATCTGCTGGTCAAATCGCCGTATAATACCTACACTAACACGGGCTTGCCTCCCGGGCCGATCCGTGTCGCTGACTTCAACTCGCTGAATGCGGTATTGAACTACGAAAAGCACGATTATATTTATATGTGCGCTAAGGCGGACCTTTCCAATTACCACGCTTTTGCCACCAATTACGCCGACCATCTCAACAATGCACGTCTCTATCAGGCAGAGTTGAACCGGTTGAAAATTATGAAGTAA
- a CDS encoding Ldh family oxidoreductase produces the protein MYQASYLKHFTEQVFLAIGCSQEEARLASEVLVSADLRGVDSHGIARLAGYVRLYDHGRLNPKPNVAIAYETPSTAVVDGDRGLGLVVAPKAMEIAMEKAEKVGSGWVSVRNSNHFGIAGYHAMLALQKDMIGWTMTNAAPLVTPTFSLDKLLGTNPIAVAVPALTEPAFVADFASTAVAYGKFEILQRKGLPAPLGWAQDADGNPTTDSNAVKSGGGLLPLGSDREHGSHKGYGLGAIVDIFSGVLSGANFGPWVPPFATAGFMGVQQSVGLGTGHFLGAMRVDGFRPAEEFKADMDKWIGAFRNARAVDGEKVLIPGDPEREMEADRSVKGIRLLEPVVLSLDELAKRFGIPFEINL, from the coding sequence ATGTACCAGGCCAGTTATTTAAAACATTTTACCGAGCAGGTTTTTCTGGCGATAGGATGTTCACAGGAAGAGGCACGGCTGGCTTCCGAAGTTTTGGTTAGTGCGGATCTGCGCGGTGTGGATTCCCATGGTATCGCGCGTTTGGCGGGATATGTGAGGCTTTACGATCATGGCCGTTTGAACCCGAAGCCGAATGTTGCCATTGCCTATGAGACGCCCAGCACGGCCGTTGTCGATGGCGATCGCGGATTAGGATTGGTGGTGGCGCCAAAAGCGATGGAAATCGCGATGGAAAAGGCCGAGAAAGTGGGATCGGGCTGGGTATCGGTCAGAAATTCGAACCACTTCGGTATTGCGGGCTACCATGCCATGCTGGCTTTGCAAAAGGACATGATCGGCTGGACCATGACCAACGCGGCGCCGCTCGTTACGCCAACCTTTTCGCTCGATAAATTATTAGGTACGAATCCGATTGCCGTTGCGGTACCTGCATTGACAGAACCTGCCTTTGTGGCAGACTTCGCATCGACGGCCGTGGCGTATGGTAAATTTGAAATATTGCAAAGAAAAGGCCTTCCCGCGCCATTGGGATGGGCGCAGGACGCCGACGGTAATCCTACGACGGATTCCAATGCCGTAAAAAGCGGCGGCGGGTTGCTGCCGCTGGGTTCCGACCGCGAGCATGGCAGTCACAAAGGGTATGGCCTCGGGGCCATTGTCGATATCTTTTCCGGTGTGCTTTCCGGTGCTAACTTTGGGCCGTGGGTGCCGCCATTCGCTACCGCCGGATTTATGGGCGTACAGCAAAGTGTGGGCCTCGGAACCGGGCATTTCCTGGGCGCTATGCGCGTGGACGGCTTCCGGCCAGCCGAAGAGTTCAAGGCGGATATGGACAAATGGATCGGAGCATTCCGTAATGCGCGGGCTGTGGATGGCGAAAAAGTGCTCATTCCCGGCGACCCCGAAAGAGAGATGGAAGCAGACCGCAGTGTGAAAGGCATCAGGTTGCTGGAACCGGTAGTTTTGTCACTCGACGAACTTGCGAAGCGTTTCGGCATACCATTTGAAATCAATTTGTAA
- a CDS encoding DUF502 domain-containing protein, translating to MEIKNAFLKRIISYFIRGLVLVAPLYATVLIIWSGVEYLDNILPIEIPISNKQTVYLPGLGVLIILFGIILLGFLFSTIVPQSFFKFTEGIMRRIPLVSLIYYSIKDLILAFVGDKKKFNQPVLVTMYKETNIKKIGFITQTDLSHLKIADHVAVYMPLSYSLSGELFIVPAENVTPVDARATDVMKMLVSGGVSVKVSKEETAEDD from the coding sequence ATGGAAATTAAAAACGCATTCCTCAAACGCATCATCAGCTACTTCATCCGGGGGCTTGTGCTGGTGGCGCCACTTTACGCGACCGTCCTGATCATCTGGTCGGGTGTCGAATACCTCGATAATATCCTTCCCATCGAAATCCCCATTTCGAACAAGCAGACGGTGTATTTGCCGGGGCTGGGCGTGCTGATTATCCTTTTCGGCATCATCCTGCTCGGCTTTCTGTTTTCGACGATCGTCCCGCAGTCGTTTTTCAAATTTACGGAAGGCATCATGCGCCGCATTCCGCTGGTTAGTCTGATCTACTATTCCATCAAAGACCTCATACTGGCATTTGTAGGGGATAAAAAGAAGTTCAACCAGCCGGTGCTGGTGACAATGTATAAGGAAACCAATATCAAAAAGATAGGCTTCATTACGCAAACCGACCTGAGCCACCTTAAAATCGCCGACCATGTGGCTGTGTATATGCCGCTTTCCTACTCGCTTTCCGGTGAGCTTTTCATTGTTCCGGCCGAGAACGTAACGCCGGTCGACGCCAGGGCAACGGATGTAATGAAAATGCTTGTATCCGGTGGTGTCTCCGTGAAGGTTTCGAAAGAAGAAACGGCGGAAGACGACTAG
- a CDS encoding 3-phosphoshikimate 1-carboxyvinyltransferase has product MLRLLNSNDAVADVIDAGTTMRFLTAYFAVTNQKKTMTGTPRMCERPIGILVDALRKLGADITYEKVEGYPPLRLNGFNYSGNNELTMRGDVSSQYISALLMIAPQLPAGLKIKLEGEVGSRPYIEMTLNQMAHFGIEYVADWQNNILTIPPFKYQPKPYAIESDWSGASYWYSIVALADDAEVELLGLKKNSLQGDSAIVEIMRHLGVESVFTDRGVLLTKIPAKASLGWDFTNCPDLAQTVAVCCAVKKIRLSLTGIESLKIKETDRVFALQQELAKLGAELKEVEKDHLYEVTILTDIPTDPVPSIHTYDDHRMAMAFAPVGMVSPVVIEEPGVVVKSYPGYWNDLAKVTTWEEV; this is encoded by the coding sequence ATGCTCCGCCTGCTCAATTCCAACGACGCCGTTGCGGACGTGATCGACGCCGGCACAACCATGCGTTTTCTGACAGCCTATTTTGCGGTTACCAACCAGAAGAAAACCATGACCGGCACGCCCCGCATGTGCGAGCGCCCGATCGGGATATTGGTGGATGCACTGCGCAAGCTCGGGGCGGATATTACCTATGAAAAAGTGGAAGGTTACCCGCCACTTCGGCTGAATGGTTTCAATTATTCGGGCAATAACGAGCTGACCATGCGTGGCGACGTAAGCAGCCAGTACATTTCGGCATTGCTGATGATTGCACCGCAGTTACCGGCCGGCTTGAAGATCAAGCTTGAAGGGGAAGTGGGATCGAGACCTTACATTGAAATGACCCTGAACCAGATGGCACATTTCGGCATCGAATACGTGGCCGACTGGCAAAACAATATATTGACCATTCCCCCATTCAAATACCAGCCGAAACCGTACGCGATCGAATCCGACTGGTCGGGTGCGAGCTACTGGTACAGCATTGTGGCACTGGCCGACGATGCGGAAGTGGAATTGTTGGGGTTGAAGAAAAACTCGCTGCAAGGCGACAGCGCCATTGTCGAGATTATGCGGCATCTGGGCGTGGAAAGCGTATTTACCGATCGCGGCGTGCTGCTTACCAAAATTCCCGCGAAAGCGTCGTTGGGCTGGGATTTTACCAATTGCCCCGATCTCGCACAGACCGTGGCCGTTTGCTGCGCCGTGAAAAAGATCCGGTTGTCGCTAACCGGCATCGAGAGTTTGAAAATCAAGGAAACCGACCGCGTCTTCGCATTGCAGCAGGAGCTCGCGAAGCTTGGTGCGGAATTGAAGGAAGTTGAAAAAGACCATTTATACGAAGTAACGATCCTCACCGATATTCCGACCGATCCGGTACCATCCATCCACACCTACGACGACCACCGTATGGCGATGGCGTTCGCACCGGTAGGTATGGTAAGCCCGGTTGTCATCGAAGAACCCGGCGTGGTCGTGAAATCTTACCCGGGCTACTGGAACGATCTCGCGAAGGTTACCACCTGGGAGGAAGTTTAG
- a CDS encoding FMN-binding glutamate synthase family protein codes for METVWSFLASVPVWLYIVLSIALIIALRDILQKKHTIQHNFPLVGHFRYMIETIGPELRQYIVANNREELPFNRRQRSWIYASSKKENNYQGFGTDQNMQEAGYVLIKPSMLPYRVDSTHSHHVKNGNDPHHYTIPSAKVIGEYHKRKRPYRPRSVVNVSAMSYGSLSARAIESLNKGSFKFGNYHNTGEGGLSPYHKYGADVVFNMGTSYFGVRDEDGNFVMEKLVKLMRDNPSVRMIELKLSQGAKPGKGGVLPASKITPEIAEIRGVPLGKDVVSPPYHSAFSNVREMIGFIEAMAAETGLPVGIKSAVGKTDMWEELADLMVETGKGPDFITIDGGEGGTGAAPPSFADHVSLPLVFAFSTVYKIFQERNLTDKITFIASGKLGLPAQAVMAFAMGADVINVAREAMLSIGCIQAQSCHTNRCPTGIATNNKWLESGIDPALKSERFNNYMKTLAKEIIEITHASGYEHPCQFGMADVDISMGDNNRTITLADNYGYLKTVVPFPGVRALLECDHLGGRDIPGEKVA; via the coding sequence ATGGAAACTGTCTGGTCGTTTCTGGCATCAGTGCCTGTGTGGCTTTATATCGTCCTCAGCATCGCGCTCATTATTGCACTCAGGGATATTTTACAGAAGAAGCACACCATTCAGCATAACTTTCCGCTGGTCGGGCATTTCCGGTATATGATCGAGACGATCGGGCCGGAATTGCGCCAGTATATCGTCGCCAACAACCGGGAAGAGCTTCCATTCAACCGCAGGCAGCGGTCGTGGATCTACGCTTCTTCCAAAAAAGAGAATAACTACCAGGGCTTCGGCACCGACCAGAATATGCAGGAGGCCGGTTACGTTCTCATCAAACCTTCCATGCTCCCATACCGGGTCGACTCGACGCACAGCCATCACGTCAAAAACGGCAACGACCCGCATCATTACACTATTCCGAGCGCCAAAGTCATCGGCGAATACCACAAGCGCAAGCGCCCCTACCGCCCGCGCTCGGTGGTGAACGTAAGCGCGATGAGCTACGGATCGTTATCCGCCCGTGCGATTGAGTCATTAAACAAAGGTTCTTTCAAATTCGGGAACTACCACAATACCGGCGAAGGCGGCCTTTCCCCCTACCATAAATATGGCGCGGATGTGGTTTTCAATATGGGGACTTCCTATTTCGGTGTGCGGGACGAGGATGGGAATTTTGTAATGGAAAAACTGGTAAAACTAATGCGGGACAATCCCAGCGTCAGGATGATCGAGCTGAAATTGTCGCAAGGCGCCAAACCGGGCAAGGGCGGTGTACTTCCGGCGAGCAAGATCACCCCTGAAATCGCTGAAATCCGCGGGGTACCTCTTGGGAAAGACGTCGTTTCGCCTCCTTATCACAGCGCTTTCTCGAATGTGCGGGAAATGATCGGCTTTATCGAAGCAATGGCAGCCGAAACCGGTTTGCCCGTAGGTATTAAATCGGCCGTCGGCAAAACGGATATGTGGGAAGAACTGGCCGACCTGATGGTAGAAACCGGCAAAGGGCCCGATTTCATCACCATCGATGGCGGCGAGGGAGGTACCGGGGCCGCGCCTCCGTCTTTTGCGGACCATGTTTCGCTTCCGCTGGTATTTGCGTTCAGCACTGTTTATAAAATATTTCAGGAACGGAATCTCACCGACAAGATTACCTTCATCGCTTCGGGAAAGCTTGGTCTGCCTGCACAGGCCGTCATGGCGTTTGCAATGGGTGCGGACGTCATCAATGTGGCACGCGAGGCAATGCTTTCCATTGGCTGCATCCAGGCACAAAGCTGCCACACCAACCGCTGCCCTACGGGCATTGCCACCAACAACAAATGGCTGGAATCGGGCATCGATCCGGCATTAAAAAGCGAGCGGTTCAACAACTACATGAAGACGCTCGCCAAGGAAATCATCGAAATCACCCATGCCTCAGGCTATGAGCACCCCTGCCAATTCGGTATGGCGGATGTCGACATTTCAATGGGAGACAATAACCGGACGATTACATTGGCCGATAATTATGGTTATCTCAAAACCGTAGTACCGTTTCCCGGCGTCAGGGCGTTGCTCGAATGCGATCACCTGGGAGGTCGGGACATACCGGGTGAAAAGGTAGCCTGA
- a CDS encoding S8 family peptidase: MKKTLLLTAFLSALAQVTAFAQSNPRYLVLFKDKTNSTYSVDKPTEFLSQRAVDRRKKQNIPVTANDFPVNDDYLSAIRQTGAKVIYPTRWFNGALIEASDAQLAQIKTMPFYKGIELNLPVANITSKSPGIARTGATHRKFGTTEDIDYGQMNAQLALMEVPDLHKKGYQGENMLIAVLDNGFSRADQVSYFKQLRDDKRIIDTHDFVARDGNVYNDGSHGLSVLSTIAAYLPGTLVGTAFNASFALYVTENNAGESPYEEITWLMAAERADSLGADVINSSLGYTTFDDEFDTPAYNHTYKDLDGKTTIVSRAARYATRKGILVVNSAGNDGNNSWHYIGAPADVDSVLTVGASDYNRSYASLSSVGPNSAGVQKPDVAAVGAGTIVGDLGGGATSGYGTSYSAPQIAGLAAAFWQAFPQLTAQQVIYALKKSGHLAASPDNLLGYGVPNAVKAQEIARNEFAPLGTEGELLGSVILAPNPAQNEVTLSIPQTLAGKLADIKLYAAGGAEMHSATARLNAKHTIATGSLASGLYLVRLKVNNQERTLKFIKR; this comes from the coding sequence ATGAAAAAAACTTTACTGCTCACTGCATTTTTATCCGCACTTGCCCAGGTAACTGCTTTCGCCCAGAGCAACCCAAGGTATCTGGTCCTGTTTAAGGACAAAACCAATAGCACCTATTCGGTCGATAAGCCCACCGAATTTCTGTCCCAAAGGGCTGTCGACCGCCGCAAAAAGCAGAATATTCCTGTTACGGCAAACGACTTCCCGGTCAACGACGACTACCTTTCTGCCATTCGTCAAACCGGCGCGAAAGTCATTTATCCCACCCGCTGGTTCAATGGAGCATTAATTGAAGCTTCCGACGCGCAGCTTGCACAGATCAAAACCATGCCGTTTTACAAAGGCATTGAACTGAACCTCCCCGTTGCCAATATTACTTCCAAATCCCCCGGCATTGCCCGTACCGGTGCCACACATCGGAAATTCGGCACTACCGAGGATATCGATTACGGCCAAATGAATGCGCAACTCGCGCTGATGGAAGTACCCGATCTGCACAAAAAGGGTTATCAAGGCGAAAATATGCTCATAGCCGTTCTGGACAATGGGTTTTCGCGGGCCGACCAGGTTTCCTATTTTAAACAGCTCCGCGACGACAAACGCATTATCGACACGCACGACTTCGTTGCCCGCGATGGCAATGTTTACAACGACGGTTCTCACGGCCTGAGCGTGTTGTCGACCATCGCGGCTTACTTGCCGGGTACGCTCGTAGGAACCGCTTTCAATGCGTCGTTCGCGCTCTATGTAACAGAAAACAATGCCGGCGAATCGCCTTACGAAGAAATCACCTGGCTCATGGCAGCCGAGCGTGCGGACAGCCTTGGAGCGGATGTGATCAACTCGTCGCTCGGCTACACGACTTTTGACGACGAATTTGATACGCCGGCCTATAATCATACCTATAAGGACCTGGATGGTAAAACCACGATCGTCAGCCGCGCCGCGCGTTATGCTACGCGGAAAGGGATATTGGTTGTCAATTCTGCCGGTAACGACGGGAACAACAGTTGGCACTACATCGGCGCCCCGGCCGACGTGGATTCCGTACTGACCGTCGGCGCTTCCGATTATAACCGCAGCTATGCGTCGCTGAGCTCCGTGGGGCCCAACTCCGCAGGCGTGCAAAAACCGGACGTCGCAGCGGTGGGCGCAGGAACGATCGTCGGCGATCTCGGCGGAGGCGCTACGAGTGGTTACGGGACTTCCTATTCGGCGCCTCAAATCGCAGGGCTGGCGGCGGCGTTCTGGCAGGCATTTCCGCAACTTACTGCCCAGCAGGTTATTTATGCTTTGAAAAAATCGGGACATTTGGCTGCTTCGCCCGACAATTTGCTGGGCTATGGTGTTCCAAACGCCGTCAAAGCGCAGGAAATCGCCCGGAACGAATTTGCCCCTCTCGGTACCGAAGGAGAATTGCTTGGTTCGGTTATCCTCGCCCCTAATCCGGCACAAAACGAGGTGACGCTTTCAATTCCGCAAACGCTGGCAGGTAAACTGGCGGACATCAAACTCTATGCGGCAGGCGGCGCCGAAATGCATTCTGCGACTGCGCGTCTCAATGCGAAACATACCATCGCTACCGGTTCGCTGGCCTCCGGTCTTTACCTGGTACGCCTCAAAGTAAATAACCAGGAAAGGACGCTGAAATTCATAAAACGCTAG